Proteins encoded within one genomic window of Kibdelosporangium phytohabitans:
- a CDS encoding acyltransferase family protein: MVKSARADIQGLRALAVGLVLVYHLLPERLTGGFVGVDVFFVISGFLIIGSLADEIGRTGRLALPVFYGRRIRRLLPAASVVLLATVAGVLALVPMPRWPEIMQEIAASALNVQNWQLAIFSTDYGHATAAASPVQHFWSLSVEEQFYLLIPIVMAVGAFLGRRKGVTAGVVFTAILAFTVASFVYSATSTATPPGAAYFMTTTRLWELGIGGLAAIAVRRVRLGAAVRLPLGWLGLAAVVHSTATYTTAMAFPGWIAIVPTLGTAAMLLAGTGERRSVVELPVVLGLRPLRYLGDISYSLYLWHWPVIVFMLEYSGNDRLSRVQLITAGVLSLVLAILSKHFVEDPFRRRRPVAAVTPAPAEPSTSVVRRPFRTRLRATYLLGVGMVLATLVTATVPWRVGAAHRDQLLAAAAEALDDVPVTTTVPDPKKLQPVTVRAPLVPDPAIADTDMAAAWADGCATYDLKTRPATSNHCVYGDPSAPKTMVLVGDSHMTMLSSTVVNYVTRTGGWRVKLLVQDGCPFGDLPPDRSGYPLRGCADMARKLVPELLRMKPDLVVTAGFTLGFEVVDGQRRWYNRDRLLSGYRSVLKPLSDSGIRIAAIRDVPLMTTNTPRCLMREPDNPSTCGTPRLAALGTEQDPLVEAVSTLPNTTIADLTPWLCDDRVCPAVIGNLVVYRDNHITETFARTLTFPLGEQLKLK; this comes from the coding sequence ATGGTCAAGTCGGCGCGTGCCGATATCCAAGGGCTGCGTGCGCTCGCGGTCGGGCTGGTGCTCGTCTACCACCTGCTGCCGGAGCGGCTCACCGGCGGCTTCGTCGGTGTCGACGTGTTCTTCGTGATCTCCGGCTTCCTGATCATCGGGTCGCTCGCCGACGAGATCGGCCGGACCGGCCGGCTGGCGCTGCCCGTGTTCTACGGCAGGCGGATCCGCAGGCTGCTGCCCGCCGCGTCGGTGGTGCTGCTGGCGACCGTCGCCGGTGTCCTCGCCCTGGTGCCGATGCCGCGCTGGCCGGAGATCATGCAGGAGATCGCCGCGTCCGCGTTGAACGTGCAGAACTGGCAACTGGCGATCTTCTCGACGGACTACGGGCACGCCACCGCGGCCGCGTCACCGGTGCAGCACTTCTGGTCGCTCAGCGTGGAGGAGCAGTTCTACCTGCTGATCCCGATCGTCATGGCGGTGGGCGCGTTTCTCGGGCGGCGCAAGGGCGTCACGGCCGGTGTCGTGTTCACCGCGATCCTGGCGTTCACGGTCGCCTCGTTCGTGTACTCCGCGACGAGCACGGCGACACCACCGGGCGCCGCGTACTTCATGACCACCACACGGTTGTGGGAACTGGGAATCGGCGGTCTCGCCGCGATCGCCGTCCGCCGTGTCCGGCTCGGGGCGGCCGTGCGGCTGCCGCTGGGCTGGCTCGGCCTGGCCGCGGTGGTCCACAGCACTGCGACGTACACGACCGCGATGGCGTTCCCCGGCTGGATCGCGATCGTGCCGACGCTCGGCACCGCCGCGATGCTCCTCGCCGGAACCGGTGAACGGCGTTCGGTTGTAGAACTTCCGGTGGTGCTCGGACTGCGCCCGCTGCGTTACCTCGGCGACATCTCCTACAGTCTGTACCTGTGGCACTGGCCGGTGATCGTGTTCATGCTGGAGTACAGCGGCAACGACCGCCTGTCACGTGTCCAACTGATCACCGCGGGCGTGCTCAGCCTGGTGCTGGCGATCTTGTCCAAGCACTTCGTCGAGGACCCGTTCCGGCGCCGCCGCCCGGTCGCGGCGGTGACACCCGCGCCCGCCGAACCGTCCACATCGGTCGTGCGCAGGCCGTTCCGCACTCGCCTGCGGGCGACGTATCTCCTGGGCGTCGGAATGGTGCTGGCCACGCTGGTGACCGCGACCGTTCCGTGGCGAGTCGGCGCCGCGCACCGGGACCAGCTGCTCGCCGCTGCCGCCGAGGCGCTCGACGACGTCCCCGTCACCACGACCGTTCCCGATCCCAAGAAGCTCCAACCGGTCACGGTCCGCGCCCCGCTGGTGCCCGACCCGGCGATCGCGGACACGGACATGGCCGCGGCGTGGGCGGACGGCTGCGCCACCTACGACTTGAAGACGCGGCCCGCCACGAGCAACCACTGCGTGTATGGCGACCCGTCGGCGCCGAAGACGATGGTCCTCGTCGGCGACTCGCACATGACCATGCTCAGCAGCACCGTCGTCAACTACGTCACGAGGACGGGCGGCTGGCGCGTCAAACTTCTGGTGCAGGACGGATGCCCGTTCGGCGACCTGCCGCCGGACCGGAGCGGGTACCCGTTGCGCGGCTGCGCGGACATGGCGCGCAAGCTCGTGCCGGAGTTGCTCCGGATGAAGCCGGACCTGGTCGTGACGGCCGGTTTCACCCTCGGGTTCGAAGTGGTCGACGGCCAACGGCGCTGGTACAACCGGGATCGCCTGCTGTCGGGTTACCGATCGGTGCTCAAACCGCTGTCCGACAGCGGAATCCGGATCGCCGCGATCCGTGACGTGCCGCTGATGACGACGAACACACCGCGGTGCCTGATGCGCGAGCCGGACAATCCGTCCACATGCGGCACTCCGCGCCTCGCGGCGCTCGGCACCGAGCAGGACCCGTTGGTCGAGGCGGTGTCGACGCTGCCCAACACCACGATCGCCGACCTGACGCCGTGGCTGTGCGACGACAGGGTGTGCCCGGCCGTGATCGGCAACCTGGTGGTGTACCGGGACAACCACATCACCGAGACGTTCGCGCGGACACTGACGTTCCCGCTGGGGGAGCAGCTCAAACTGAAGTAG
- a CDS encoding MAB_1171c family putative transporter, with the protein MVEDVSRWVVLTVVWLVVLVRTPAMVRDAQQRPLWVVLVVVALGAIPIQPWFAGWIDQLTGDPKFHNLFRGLFAVLDAAVTWRFVVHIAGRTDTWWHSAGGRWLRAATAWAVAVAITVCYYITPAAQRFKPSPDGPFAVYNVLIFLYLGISLGAAAWQMWRHLPGIRGRTLRAGLGLVAIGNAMEVPFAVIRVGERLTWFGSPVLTDVAFYASTARFVMVPLGCVVAAFEPMRTALVHYYRRVRLYSLWRSLRDATGDITLARPVSRWRDVFTVDDAWERLHRRIIEIRDSAFHLHDSWCHPELVDEASGAVPAAADSDRIGVTARWLEVARRESLAGVPKRYASSDKAFLPALAAEESTVYQETRYLLMLSRELRSPAVQAFGDRFAGVH; encoded by the coding sequence ATGGTCGAGGACGTCTCCCGCTGGGTGGTCCTGACCGTCGTATGGCTGGTCGTGCTGGTCCGCACTCCGGCGATGGTCCGCGACGCCCAGCAGCGCCCGCTGTGGGTGGTGCTGGTGGTGGTCGCGCTCGGCGCGATCCCGATCCAGCCCTGGTTCGCCGGCTGGATCGACCAGCTCACCGGTGACCCGAAGTTCCACAACCTGTTCCGCGGCCTGTTCGCGGTCCTCGACGCGGCCGTGACGTGGCGGTTCGTCGTGCACATCGCGGGCCGCACGGACACGTGGTGGCATTCCGCCGGTGGGCGCTGGTTGCGTGCGGCGACCGCGTGGGCGGTCGCCGTCGCGATCACCGTCTGCTACTACATCACCCCGGCGGCCCAGCGGTTCAAGCCGTCGCCGGACGGCCCGTTCGCGGTGTACAACGTGTTGATCTTCCTCTACCTGGGGATCTCGTTGGGCGCTGCCGCGTGGCAGATGTGGCGGCACCTGCCGGGGATCCGCGGCCGGACGCTGCGCGCCGGGCTGGGGCTGGTGGCGATCGGGAACGCGATGGAGGTGCCGTTCGCGGTGATCCGCGTGGGCGAGCGCCTGACGTGGTTCGGCTCGCCGGTGCTCACCGACGTCGCGTTCTACGCGTCCACCGCCCGGTTCGTCATGGTCCCGCTGGGGTGCGTGGTCGCCGCGTTCGAGCCGATGCGCACCGCCCTGGTGCACTACTACCGGCGCGTGCGGCTCTACTCGCTGTGGCGCTCGCTCAGGGACGCGACCGGGGACATCACCCTCGCCCGGCCGGTGTCCCGGTGGCGGGACGTGTTCACGGTCGACGACGCGTGGGAACGGCTGCACCGGCGGATCATCGAGATCCGCGACAGCGCGTTCCACCTGCACGACTCCTGGTGCCACCCGGAGCTGGTCGACGAGGCGTCCGGTGCTGTGCCCGCGGCCGCGGACAGTGACCGGATCGGCGTCACCGCGCGGTGGCTGGAGGTCGCCAGACGGGAGAGCCTGGCGGGCGTGCCGAAGCGGTACGCGTCGTCGGACAAGGCGTTCCTGCCCGCGCTGGCGGCTGAGGAGTCCACTGTGTACCAGGAGACGCGGTACCTGCTGATGCTCAGCCGGGAGCTGAGATCCCCTGCGGTGCAAGCGTTCGGTGATCGTTTCGCGGGCGTCCACTGA
- a CDS encoding 3-oxoacyl-ACP synthase III family protein, with protein sequence MGARLVSVAVHLPGNEMTTRDTEARIGPFTAPAGVIDRLTGVRSRHVLRDDEQASDLAVAAARKVLAESGTAPAEVDLLLFASASQDMVEPATAHIVAAKLDLSCPVMDVKNACNSVLNGIEVATALIETGRYRTVLIASGEAPSRAVRWKVGSLTEFLRAFPGYTLSDAGAALLLTRGEPGVLGSGFTADSTKWDIGTLPGGGSQHPRDPEYTYFSMDGARLKSAFLGLGSEVLTGTLDGLGLRWEDFAVVCVHQVSLPYLEIFAEQAGVPRDKLVVTLPRHGNVASVSLPLQLVTARELGRCGPGDLVALVGLAGGVSLGIVVVRL encoded by the coding sequence ATGGGGGCACGGCTGGTGTCGGTGGCAGTCCACCTGCCCGGGAACGAGATGACCACGCGGGACACCGAGGCACGAATCGGGCCGTTCACCGCGCCCGCCGGTGTGATCGACCGGTTGACCGGTGTCCGGTCGCGGCACGTGCTGCGCGACGACGAGCAGGCGTCCGACCTCGCGGTGGCCGCGGCGAGGAAAGTCCTTGCGGAGAGCGGGACCGCGCCCGCGGAGGTGGACCTGCTGCTGTTCGCCTCGGCGAGCCAGGACATGGTCGAGCCCGCGACCGCGCACATCGTCGCGGCCAAACTGGATCTTTCCTGCCCGGTGATGGACGTCAAGAACGCCTGTAACAGCGTCCTCAACGGCATCGAGGTGGCGACCGCGCTGATCGAGACCGGGCGCTACCGGACCGTGCTGATCGCCAGCGGTGAGGCGCCGTCCCGCGCGGTGCGGTGGAAAGTCGGCAGCCTGACCGAGTTCCTGCGGGCGTTCCCCGGGTACACCCTGTCGGACGCGGGCGCCGCGCTGTTGCTGACGCGCGGTGAGCCGGGTGTGCTGGGCAGCGGGTTCACCGCGGACTCGACCAAGTGGGACATCGGCACGCTGCCGGGTGGCGGCTCGCAACACCCGCGCGACCCCGAGTACACGTACTTCTCGATGGACGGCGCCCGGTTGAAGTCGGCGTTCCTCGGGCTAGGCAGCGAAGTGCTGACCGGGACGCTGGATGGCCTCGGGCTGCGATGGGAGGACTTCGCGGTGGTGTGCGTGCACCAGGTCTCCCTGCCCTATCTGGAGATCTTCGCCGAACAGGCCGGTGTGCCACGGGACAAGCTCGTGGTCACGTTGCCGCGGCACGGCAACGTGGCGTCGGTGAGCCTGCCCCTGCAGCTGGTCACCGCCCGTGAACTCGGCCGCTGCGGACCTGGTGACCTGGTCGCGCTGGTCGGCCTCGCCGGCGGCGTCAGCCTCGGCATCGTGGTGGTCAGGCTGTGA